A window of the Lactuca sativa cultivar Salinas chromosome 5, Lsat_Salinas_v11, whole genome shotgun sequence genome harbors these coding sequences:
- the LOC111880172 gene encoding receptor-like protein EIX1, which translates to MHLKYLDLGDNDFGGSRIPDFIGSLKHLTYLSLSNARFQGIIPDHIGNLSNLKVLDLSLNSKLVVEDVSWTFGLSSLEHLDLSSLNLVGARNLDMVLHMIIPSLKKLSLSCCGLSNADFQNSSRIVSNIEHLDLGFNSFKGPLPGFLKNMTSLITFLDLSDFDVSLAWNFANLLNMILSLRELHLSSCGLHNTFLSSIHLNFSTLSNIQHLDLGDNSIEGMFPSLFTNMSSLKVLDLSRNSLSSWVPVMPNLLELDLSFNEFKQIEHVGIWRHCQLKQLNATSNSFDKEIIDSPKNKSECSGYALEILD; encoded by the coding sequence ATGCATCTAAAATACTTGGATTTGGGTGATAACGATTTCGGAGGAAGTCGAATCCCTGACTTCATTGGATCCTTGAAACACTTAACCTACCTCAGTCTCTCAAATGCTCGTTTTCAAGGTATTATTCCTGATCACATTGGAAATCTTTCTAATTTAAAGGTTCTTGATCTCAGTTTAAACTCTAAGTTGGTAGTAGAAGATGTGTCATGGACTTTTGGCCTTTCGTCACTCGAGCATCTTGACTTGAGTTCATTGAATCTTGTTGGAGCACGGAACTTAGACATGGTGCTTCACATGATTATTCCTTCTTTAAAAAAGTTAAGTTTGTCATGTTGTGGACTCTCGAATGCTGATTTTCAAAATTCGAGTAGAATAGTTTCCAACATTGAACACTTGGATCTTGGGTTCAATTCTTTCAAAGGTCCACTCCCTGGTTTTTTAAAAAACATGACATCCCTAATTACATTCCTGGATCTTTCAGACTTTGATGTTAGTTTAGCATGGAACTTTGCAAACTTGCTAAACATGATCCTTTCTTTACGGGAGCTACATTTGTCAAGTTGTGGGCTCCACAACACGTTTCTGTCTTCCATTCATCTTAATTTCAGTACACTGTCTAACATCCAACACCTAGATCTTGGCGATAATTCAATTGAAGGGATGTTTCCTTCTCTTTTCACAAACATGAGTTCCTTAAAAGTCCTTGACCTTTCAAGAAACAGCCTCAGTTCATGGGTTCCAGTGATGCCTAACCTTCTAGAGCTCGATCTTTCTTTTAATGAGTTTAAGCAGATTGAGCATGTTGGCATCTGGAGACATTGTCAACTGAAACAATTGAATGCGACAAGCAATAGCTTTGATAAAGAAATTATCGACTCACCAAAAAACAAATCTGAATGCTCTGGATATGCTTTGGAGATATTGGATTGA
- the LOC111880173 gene encoding LRR receptor-like serine/threonine-protein kinase SIK1: protein MADGELTGPIPEPLGRLRFLEVSHLSSNNGLIGPIPDSIGRLRFLEVLDISYNELTGPIPTFIGQKLSKLDLSFNQLNGLIPQSFGKLASLTYLDLQSNRLTVSIPLLIGKLYKLDLSVNRLNSSIPESLGRLVSLQEISLNSNLLSGPIPVSLGKLDRLQYLDVSNNSLEGVVSEAHFAKLSTLMGLITSFNTRLTFNLSREWIPPFQLETLDLRSCTIANEFP from the coding sequence ATGGCAGATGGCGAATTGACAGGCCCAATCCCAGAACCTCTAGGAAGATTAAGATTCTTAGAGGTATCACATCTGTCGAGTAACAATGGATTGATAGGTCCAATCCCTGACTCTATTGGAAGATTAAGATTCTTAGAGGTATTAGATATATCTTATAACGAGTTAACCGGTCCCATTCCAACATTCATTGGGCAGAAACTTTCCAAACTTGACCTTTCTTTCAACCAATTGAATGGTTTGATCCCACAATCCTTTGGAAAATTAGCATCTTTAACATATTTGGACTTACAATCCAATCGATTAACAGTTTCCATTCCACTGCTGATTGGGAAACTTTACAAACTTGACCTTTCTGTTAATCGATTGAATAGCTCAATTCCAGAATCTCTAGGAAGACTTGTTTCATTACAAGAAATTTCTTTGAACTCGAATTTGTTGAGTGGACCTATTCCGGTTTCACTTGGAAAACTAGACAGACTTCAATATTTAGACGTGTCTAACAATTCTTTAGAAGGAGTAGTTTCTGAAGCCCATTTTGCTAAGCTTTCGACGTTGATGGGTTTGATTACTTCTTTTAACACTAGGTTAACATTCAACCTTTCACGTGAGTGGATACCTCCTTTCCAATTGGAGACTCTTGATCTCCGTTCTTGCACTATTGCAAATGAATTTCCATAG
- the LOC111880174 gene encoding receptor-like protein EIX1: MNNGRGFGVHVFFVCVFLVATTCTCLGVGNITVVCSVQERLALLRFKQSVRDEFKILASWVGNDCCQWERIQCDGVSGNVVGLLLRGGYFASEGYLVGKEVDSSLAELMHLKYLDLSDNDFGGSRIPEFIASLKHLSYLNLSYVRFQGIIPHHIGNLSNLKVIDLSSNSELIVNDMSWTFGLSLLEHLDLSSLNLFGARNLDMVLYMIPSLKKLSLSHCRLSNADFRNPSRIVTNIEHLDLGFNSFKGPLPGFLKNMTSLTFLDLSDFDVNLAWNFANLLNMIPSLSELHLSSCGLDNTFLSSTHLNFSTLSNIQHLDLSVNSIEGTFPSLFTNMSSLRVLDLSGNSLNSWVPVMPNLLELDLSVNEFKQIEHVGIWRHCQLKQLNAASNSFDKEMIDSPKNKSECSRYALEILDLSGSLNGTIPEPLGRMVNLRFLGMADGELTGSIPESLGRLRFLEVLHLSSNNGLIGPIPDSIGRLRFLEVLDISYNKLTGPIPTFIGQKLSKLDLSFNRLNGSIPESFGNLAALTYLYLQSNRLTGSIPLLIGKLYNLDLSDNRLNGSIPESLGRLVSLQDISLNSNLLTGPIPVSLGQLVNLLYLDVSNNSLEGVVSEAHFAKLLNLKGLFTSFNARLTFNISREWMPPFQLETLDLRSCTIANEFPRWLRNQRKLCWVFLSNTNLSGPLPTWLQTLPIIQILDLSHNKLSGPLTNLPLHRNVDTFDPNLLGLLFLVNNLFNESIPKSLCTRIDLGFLDLSKNRLTGKIPKCLENLKELKTMIFSSNKLSGVIPSFTGLNNSSLGQLKFNDNNLIGELPRELGNCGSLYVLDLGDNNLSGIIPKWIGEHLTNLMVLRLHKNNFTGTIPKSLCKASSLHILDVAYNNLTGSIPDCLGELNAMLNSSLGTGSANPLNPDENVIQVMKGVVLQYTTTWPMVFNMDLSSNKLVGQIPVELTALSRLIGLNLSNNLLSGGIPDSIGNMAALNSLDFSRNKLSGLIPSSMAALNFLSHLNLSHNKLWGRIPSGNQLQTLNDPSIYDGNKDLCGSPLPKNCSYHQDPTTTLKKKYEADDDDSKEVWFYMDITSGFATGFLGIIGVLLFKKQWRHKIFMFTEETMDKIYVVVMVRVNKMKRGRDAL, translated from the coding sequence ATGAATAATGGGAGGGGTTTTGGAGTCCATGTCTTTTTCGTGTGTGTTTTTTTGGTTGCAACAACATGTACTTGTTTGGGTGTCGGAAACATCACTGTGGTTTGCTCTGTGCAAGAGCGACTTGCTCTTCTCAGGTTCAAACAGAGCGTCAGAGATGAGTTTAAAATATTGGCATCATGGGTGGGTAATGACTGTTGCCAGTGGGAAAGAATCCAGTGCGATGGTGTGAGTGGCAATGTTGTAGGGCTTCTTCTCAGAGGAGGATACTTTGCTAGTGAAGGCTACTTAGTTGGTAAAGAGGTGGACTCTTCTTTGGCTGAGTTGATGCATCTCAAATACTTGGATTTGAGTGATAATGATTTTGGAGGAAGTCGAATCCCTGAGTTCATTGCATCCTTGAAACACTTGAGCTACCTCAATCTCTCATATGTTCGTTTTCAAGGTATTATTCCTCATCACATTGGAAATCTTTCTAATTTAAAGGTCATTGATCTCAGTTCAAACTCGGAGCTGATAGTAAATGATATGTCATGGACTTTTGGCCTTTCGTTACTCGAGCATCTTGACTTGAGTTCATTGAATCTTTTCGGAGCACGGAACTTAGACATGGTGCTTTACATGATTCCTTCTTTAAAAAAGTTAAGTTTGTCACATTGTCGGCTCTCCAATGCTGATTTTCGAAATCCGAGTAGAATAGTTACAAACATTGAACACCTCGATCTTGGATTCAATTCTTTCAAAGGTCCACTCCCTGGTTTTTTAAAAAACATGACATCCCTTACATTCCTGGATCTTTCAGACTTTGATGTTAATTTAGCATGGAACTTTGCAAACTTGCTAAACATGATCCCTTCTTTATCGGAGTTGCATTTGTCAAGTTGTGGGCTTGATAACACGTTTCTATCTTCCACTCATCTTAATTTCAGTACACTGTCTAACATCCAACACCTGGATCTTAGCGTTAATTCAATTGAAGGGACGTTTCCTTCTCTTTTCACAAACATGAgctccttaagagtccttgaccTTTCAGGAAACAGCCTCAATTCATGGGTTCCTGTGATGCCTAACCTTCTAGAACTCGATCTTTCTGTTAACGAGTTTAAGCAGATTGAGCATGTTGGCATCTGGAGACATTGTCAACTGAAACAATTGAATGCGGCAAGCAATAGCTTTGATAAAGAAATGATCGACTCACCAAAAAACAAATCTGAATGCTCCCGCTATGCTTTGGAGATATTGGATTTAAGTGGGAGTTTAAATGGCACAATTCCAGAACCACTTGGAAGAATGGTGAATCTAAGATTCTTAGGTATGGCAGATGGCGAATTGACAGGCTCGATCCCAGAATCTCTAGGAAGATTAAGATTCTTAGAGGTATTACATCTGTCGAGTAACAATGGATTGATAGGTCCAATCCCTGACTCTATTGGAAGATTAAGATTCTTAGAGGTATTAGATATATCTTATAACAAGTTAACCGGTCCCATTCCAACATTCATTGGGCAGAAACTTTCCAAACTTGACCTTTCTTTCAACCGATTGAATGGTTCAATTCCAGAATCTTTTGGAAATTTAGCAGCTTTAACATATTTGTACCTACAATCCAATCGGTTAACAGGTTCGATTCCGCTGCTAATTGGGAAACTTTACAACCTTGACCTTTCTGATAATCGATTGAATGGTTCAATTCCAGAATCTTTAGGACGACTTGTTTCACTACAAGATATTTCGTTGAACTCGAATTTGTTAACCGGACCTATTCCGGTTTCACTTGGGCAACTTGTCAATCTTCTTTATCTAGATGTGTCTAACAATTCTTTAGAAGGAGTAGTTTCCGAAGCCCATTTTGCTAAGCTTTTGAACTTGAAGGGTTTGTTTACTTCTTTTAACGCTAGGTTGACATTCAACATTTCACGTGAGTGGATGCCTCCATTCCAGTTAGAGACTCTTGATCTCCGTTCTTGCACTATTGCAAATGAATTTCCACGGTGGCTACGAAATCAAAGGAAGCTTTGTTGGGTATTTTTGTCCAACACTAATCTTTCGGGACCTCTACCCACGTGGTTGCAGACGTTGCCCATCATTCAGATTTTGGATCTCTCTCACAATAAACTCAGCGGACCTTTGACAAACCTTCCTCTTCATAGAAATGTTGATACGTTTGATCCAAACCTATTGGGGTTATTATTTCTGGTAAATAATCTTTTCAATGAGTCAATTCCAAAGTCATTGTGCACAAGGATAGATTTGGGATTTCTTGATCTTTCCAAAAATAGGCTAACCGGAAAAATTCCCAAGTGCCTTGAGAATCTGAAAGAGTTGAAGACCATGATATTTAGCTCAAATAAGTTGTCCGGTGTCATTCCAAGTTTTACTGGTCTTAATAATTCAAGCTTAGGTCAGTTAAAATTTAATGACAATAACCTTATTGGTGAACTTCCTCGAGAATTAGGGAACTGTGGAAGTTTATATGTATTGGATTTGGGCGATAACAATTTATCTGGAATTATACCCAAATGGATTGGTGAACATCTTACAAATTTGATGGTTTTGAGGTTGCATAAGAATAACTTCACAGGAACAATTCCTAAATCCTTATGCAAAGCTTCAAGTCTACATATTTTGGATGTTGCATACAACAACTTAACGGGTTCCATACCTGATTGTCTAGGAGAGTTGAATGCCATGCTTAATAGTAGCCTTGGAACTGGGTCAGCCAACCCTCTGAATCCTGATGAGAATGTGATTCAGGTCATGAAAGGTGTTGTTCTTCAATATACAACAACTTGGCCAATGGTTTTTAACATGGACCTTTCAAGCAATAAACTTGTTGGACAAATACCCGTGGAGCTAACTGCACTTTCTAGGTTGATTGGTCTCAATTTATCAAATAATCTTCTTAGTGGGGGTATTCCAGACAGCATTGGAAATATGGCAGCTTTAAATTCTCTTGATTTTTCTAGAAACAAGTTGAGTGGGTTGATCCCTTCGAGCATGGCAGCTTTGAactttttgagccatttgaatTTGTCACACAACAAGTTGTGGGGACGAATTCCATCAGGAAATCAACTGCAGACCCTTAATGATCCATCAATATATGATGGGAACAAAGATCTTTGCGGATCTCCATTGCCAAAGAATTGCTCATATCATCAAGACCCAACAACAACGCTCAAGAAGAAATATGAAGCAGATGATGATGATTCGAAGGAGGTTTGGTTTTACATGGACATAACGAGTGGTTTTGCAACAGGGTTTTTGGGTATTATTGGAGTTTTGTTGTTCAAGAAACAGTGGAGACATAAGATTTTCATGTTTACTGAGGAAACCATGGACAAGATATACGTTGTAGTCATGGTAAGGGTTAACAAGATGAAGAGAGGAAGAGACGCCTTATAG